agataagcggttacagaaaATAACTAGATGGATAACTGTCCTtgatttaaactgaatttataCGTGGGGGGGTGGTGCCGTACTTATGGAGCCTATGTGCACAGACTCAGAGGCTGAATGTAGCTGATGTGCACCTCCGCAAAACAAACTAGACATGAAAGAATTTAAATATAGTTAAAGTGGAGGGTATACAGTGCAACATGACGCCTTGTATGTTGACTGCTAAGGCAGCGTGACAATTTATCTGgggtttgtttgtgctgtacaATTGTTTTATAGTTctgttataaatatatttacaatagaGTACATAAACCGATGCTTCCAAATATgcttacatatttacattttacagttataGTCATGGAAAAGAAGGCATTATTTTGATGATGACAGGCAGCCAGACAAGCCAGATGCAGATTTCCATGTGTGTCTATTTGTGACCAACACAAAGGCGACTGCGGCCAAATGGCagaaaccagcagcagcagtaaagcAGCAGCCAAACATGCTGTATATGCAATGTGTGAGGGATGGTGTCCAGCAGTCTGCGATGCAGTACAGAAAGATGGGTGAGAGAGCAGGGCACATTACTTTCACTGTGCAGAGTAGCAGAACTGCCTCTGAGCATCTTGGCAGAGTTTGCTTTGGccattacattttccacatcCTCCTCAGCATCCTTTAGTGCATAGTATGAAGCATCACGCTGATCTACAACCTGCCTAAATTTCCCGTAAATCCCAAGCAGatttattactatttaaaaCTTCTCTTATTTCACAAGCATCATGCACCCTGATCTCACTGGGGTTTTGTACAGGGAAATAATGAAATCCAGAGTAGAGACAAGTTGTACAGCAGTCTTCTTCCTATGACTCTCACTGAGTAAATAATTAAACCTTCAGACAAAGAACCATATGAGCCTGTCATGGACTATTTTGTACCAACCGTATAATTGCAAGTGTAACATTTATCACTCCACATCCACTTTTACAGGATGAGCATCGATGCTAATAGCCAATTatgcaaatatacagtattgaGATAATGAGTTTCAACTACATAAAATTAATCTCTGGTTGTTCGTCTGAAATTTTTAGCCGCACAAGCTTCAGTGGTATGTGTGAAAGGTTTGCAGAGACAGATGCCACAGTTATTAGTGTGGCACTTGAGTTTGCAGTCCTAAATTGCTGTAAATTAACAACAGAAATTATGACTAATGAAGTGGAGCTATGCCCTACTGTTATCTGTGAATTCCTATCTTATTCGATTATTACCTATAATCATCCAAAAATTACTCTTCTCTTATTTAGGAACTATATCTAAAACTGcattgtgaatgtgagtgtactGGGACGAAGACGGTGCTGTACTTTAAGCTTATGGCAGAACAGATTGAGGATGAATTATTGACTTTGGATGCCTTCAAGTAAGGAGTGCATGCCACCAACTGTGTGCAagtgtattttatataaaggctgttgacaaattaaaggaaaaagcaACATGAAGTGTCTTTAGTAAGGTGTGGGGCCACCACATATCACCAGACCAGCTTCATGAGTCCTTGGTGTTGATTCTACGAGTCTCTGGAGGCATGGAACAACATTCTTCCAAATGATTTCActgcattcagtttttcatgATGGTGGTGGAGAGCACTTTCTAAAATGATGGTCTAAAATCTCTCATAGGCTAACttcccccaccccctcctcctgctctAGTGGTTGGGGCATCATCACCCTTAAGTAGACCACTCTCATTGGtataaaatgtttcatcatAGGATCAAACTGATCACTCAAACACTGATTTTATTTGTCACCCTACCCTCTAAGGGGACAACTGCCAAACTATGCCAGcaaatgcaaagcaaaacaGAGTCACTGAATCCCCTCGTAGGGGTCAAGCATTAAGGCCTGGCGCTTGCCCATTTTTTGGAAGATATAGTGAAGCGTGCCTCATCTGACCGCTCCTCTGTGGTTCAGTGCCTTTGGTTTTTGCCCCACTGAACCCTTGTATATATTCATCTTCGTAAGGAGGGGCTTATGCTTTGCAACCCTACTGTAATATCCCACTTTGTTGGATTGAGGATAGATTACTGATCAGGGCGTGCACTGACATTCTCAGTCGCCCAAAGAAAAGTTGATCTTACTCAGTTTTACCTTAAATAGTGTATCACACTAATGTAAGAGCGTCATAGTCACCGAATGTGTAGTCAGTCACATTTTCTAAGTTTATTCACTGACCTTTCCCATAGACCCAAATGCAGATGTCACCTTTAGTCACAGTTTCCAGTGAAACACTAGCTGATTGAGCAGACTTTGTGACTGAAGAAATTGTCATTCATGACCCAACAGTGAGCCCTATTTTAGGACACTTAACATCTATTGCTCTCAACATCTTGATCCAGATTCAGAATCAACTGGGCCTGctcagcatttaaaaacatgccACAGTGCATGATTAGATGTTAATTGCTCATTTGTACCACGCAGTGCACCTGCATCTCCATTTATCATGtttatcttttcatttaatcgggtttttcttttaatttgtcaccTGTTTGTATCTCTATTAGCTTAGTCTGgacacatttttgtgtatgaGACATTGATGTGTCAATGAAATGTAAAGTCTCTTTCCACTGTCCTCTCTAGGTTATTAAGGTTGGTCCCCTTGGCCACAGGAAGAGAATCATCGCCTCTTTAGCAGAGAGGCCCTATGAAGAGGCTCCGACTAAATCCCGTCGTCTGTCCCCTATTTTGGTAAGTCTAGAAATCTTGATATTGATACAGATGATATATAGGAATCTTTTTAGCTCTTCATTCAGGGTATTTGTGGGTTTTGATAATTCTTAAAGCATTCAtgtctttttcctttaaatgttattttacaatattattataattatagtgcatttttatttccaaaagcatttccaaaagcATTGACTGTAAACTACTGCAAGTTTGTGTGATTTGGACCAAACAAACCATAAGAAGACTTCACCTTTTTACTGCAACAGGgatttttcactattttctgaCGGCATACAGACCCAACAAGAAAATTATAGACCTAAATATATCAGCTTTGTTTTGTGCACCTTTTATAAAAGTTTCCGCCATGTttattaaatacttttaaaaattatttttatatagagCTGCTTCAGACTGATTTCTCTGGAATCTATCATTGACActtttattattactaaattaaattctttgttttaataaaaatgtcttccTGCAGAAATTGTGCTCATTAGAATACTCAATTCGATTTCTACTCTTTGCAGAATAGACATGATAATCCAAGAAGACCGAAAGCACTTCACCCCTCCAAGAGGTGTAAAACAGAAAGCAGTAATGTTAGTCTTACTATTTATTTAACCACTAAAGTGCAGAAATGTACTGTCAGCGCTAATTTGTTTAATGGATTGGATGTGCTCAGTGCGCCCAATTACAAGGGTGGCTGTAATTGGGCATACCAGACACTCAGGGAAATGTGCATACAGTATGCCCTCCATATAACCCAGTCTTAGTGGCTTTGATGGCTTTGAAGGATGTATAATGTGAGATGCAACTGTTAGGTTTTTTAGTAGAGCTTGATAATAACATcctgttatttttattgaacaaaaacagactCTGTTTTATGTCTAATGTTTGCCAACATCATTTTGTGAGAAAATGGATCCTCCTGCAGTGGTTAGCTAATTTTGGAGTGAGATTTTTCAATATTATTATGTTCACAACAGTTGAATACTCCGGGCTGATTTCCCAGGCAGATTAAACTGGGCTAAAAAGAACTGAGAATCTCCATGGAAGAGGCTCTTTTGTTGAGGATTAAGCTTGGACGTAGATCAGGGAATCCAGCCCATGCAGACATTGCTGTCAAATCATTAATCTGTGCTGTGtctgtgatgtgtttgtttgcatttgtgcgtgcgtgtgtgtttgtgtgtgcatgacaGTTCCATGACCTCTTGTCCCAGACGACATCTCCCCTTAGTCAGATGGACCCCTACACTAGTCGATCCATGGACATGCTCCTACCCCTGACTGAGTCCGATCGGCGGTGGAGAGGAGTCGACCCAGACTGTAGTGTATCTCTGCGATCATATAGTGAGCGGCCACGCTCTGTAGTGAGTTCCTTCTTCCACTTCATCTTTAGGAAATCCACCTAACTCACTTTTATTAGCTGATAAATAGAGAAGGATGCTGTACTGTGCTGTGTCAAGATGAAGACTGTGCTTTAGATGTGACAAGATGCCTTGACACgttgtttttttggtcacaGATGCAGAGCTGCTCTGTATGCAAAATTACTTGAGAgatacacatttatataaaaacaaaatgaacataaTCTGCACATAGCAACAGAGGTATGGAGGAAAAGTGTGAActctagaaatgttttaaaaacatgttcaacATATTCTTCACATGAATCTAGTTCTCAGGTGCCTCCCTGAatctcctccagctccttttttaaaagaataaactaAGAATAACTGGGTGATCAGATCTTACTACGACGGTTACACAAGTCAAGCTGGCATGTTTCTGACTCTCTGAGGCCAAAGAGAAACTTAGAGAAGCATCTATATGGAAAGTGTTGCAGCTGCACTACCCTGGGTCAAATCAATACTTATCATTTTCCTAAATGCTTAGGGGATTgtcattaatgtattttattctgaaaagtgATTTATGAAAGAGCTGAGCACAGACTACACTTACCTTAAGGCCCAACCCAGGACATGAATATTTATGAGCATACCAGCAGATAAAGCAGCACTTGCATTAAAGTGCTGACAAGGCAGACTTCAGTTGCCTTCACACTAATGTCCAGCAGTCAGAAGTCTTTTATCTCACTGGCTTGACCGAGACTctaatttttaatcagtgtAGCGACACGTTTTACAAGTGGAATCTGCTTTTTGCTTCCagtataaagtaaaatacacaataatatTCCCTCTTGTCGTCTGTACTGACTGAAATCCGTGAAGCAAAGGTGCACTAATAAAGGGAAATCAGAAATGTTTCTCTGCCTTATAaaatactttgatttattttacaggGCTTCGTTGTTTCTGCTCTTTTATTCCTCACCTACCACTGACTCTGTATTACTGCAGGATAGACATAGTGAACGACACAAAGAGTCTCGCATAAACCTCCGGCCTCCGAGCCACTCTGCTACCTACGCCACGGTGTCCGCCTGGCATCACCAGCCTGAGAAACTCATCCTGGACTCCTGCCGGTACGAGGCAACTGTAAGTCAGTTACTGCCTTTACATTACACTGTTTCCAACATAGATGACAGTATAACAAATGGTATTGTTTACCATAGTACTGATAGTACTGAAATTGTCTCCTAAACTGACCCaaagcatgtgtttttgttttctctttttttcttctagtaTCTAGGATCAATGATAATCAGGGATCTACGAGGGATTGAGTCCACACAAGATGCCTGTGCTAAAATTAGAGTAAGTATCACTTTAAACCTTCACTGTGTCAATCACCGATACAGTTCGAAGCTTGCAGCGTTTCATAGGGGGACACCAAAACCTGTTCATCACGGTGTTGATTTATGCTGGGTGGGCATGGTTTCCTTTGCATTTGAAATCCGTACAAAAAAATGGCACATGCTGCTTGTGCTGACCTGAATTCACGGCACAGTGTGGGAAGCCAACAAAATAATACATGAAGTCTTTTGGAAaggcaaacagaaaatgataaaCATAATCTGTATGTTATATACTATTTGGCACGACTCAAGACAAATGtaagaaattagaaaaataatttttgagcttcacatttaatttattaatcacTATTTAAAATCAGGATTGAATAAAACGCCTatgtaacattacattttttggaTGGAACCTATTAAATTCAAAGattccatccattcatccatcatctgtaactgcCATAGGATGTGAAGTGGGcttcaccctggacaggtcaccagtctatctctgGCATGGCTGAATGAGTGTGCCCAAAGACGCTTTCACGTTGGCAAGTGATGCACAGGGTttggccttctctgattggttagaagagtGAGCCTCAGTCAATAATAGCTCAGAATGAACACTGCACTGTTGCCAGTTTTACCCTTGAGTCTGTGTCAGAGAAGGCttttacagcatttatttatttatttatttattttgtcctttcggtttatcccgtgagttcagggtcgccacagcggatcattgtcggcatgttgatttggcacagtttcactggatgcccttcctgactcaaccctccccaatttctaccggccatggaccggcactgcacagctggggatgggaataggctgttaggcgttcagtgtcttgcccagagacactttgacatatagccagttCCTTACAGAATCTACAGAAATGTTATAGAGAACATCCCCAAGAGAAAAAGGCATTTCCAAACAGTTACTTACTATAGCTATAAGTACAACTAAAGCAGGAgaattttattactttacttttactccactgcaaTTCACAGGGAAATGTACTGCTCCATTTATTTCACCACTTTTGCAGaagtggataaaataaaatattaataatttattagtttatcatatgttattttgatgtttgtttttgtattaaatacCAAGTTCTTTGTACATGGGGTGGCAGTTGCTCAGTTTGTTGAGTGGCTGGCCATGGACCGCCATGCAGTGCCCAGTAGGAATTTGGGGGGGGGTTGCGTCAGGATGGCCATTCGGcctaaaaacggtgccaaatcaacatgcgaactaATGAtatgctgtggtgaccctgaacttatgggataagccggggaaattttgtttttttttatgtacatacATTTGCTAACGCCAGCTCCACTTTTTTGTCTCTATAGTAACGAAAATCTGTGTCCTTATCCAACTATAAAAATTCACCTTTAGATGTTTGGACACCACTTACTTATGTTATTAATAGCATCAAATTCAATTCTGTATATAATACGTGTACATGCAGTGGAATACATTTTCAGGAAAGTACTCACACTTTTATTtggagtttgtgtacttctactagctgtgcttttattttgttgtactACGCATACAGTACTTGTCTGTTACTATTTATTGGGTCCACTCCAGAAATCAAAGGATTCAAAAAAGGGTCCTGTTGTCATCCTGTCCATTACCTACAGAGGGGTCAAGTTCATCGATGCAGCCACGAAGGTATTGTGTGTTAGTATTTATTGATCTGTCCAACCTAAACAGTTGCAGTTGACTCTCTCAGGCTCAATTAGTGGTTGATTTTACAGTAAGCACTTTCTTCCCTTCCTGTCTTCATTAGACCATCGTTGCAGAGCATGAGATTAGAAACATCTCATGCGCTGCCCAGGACCCAGATGACCTCTGCACATTTGCTTACATCACCAAGGATCTGAAGAGTGGCCACCACTTCTGTCATGTCTTCAGCACTGTGGAAGTGGTGAGTAATCAACTCCTTGTTGGTCTGAACAAAATCACTGCCTCATTCTGTCGCTCACTTCGCCCTTTAAAATGGACACTCAATAGTTTACGTAGCACTTGTCTCTTTTACTTGGTTTAATAGAAAAGAGTTTACCCTTATTTCCATGCAATCAGTTGATGAGGCCCATAACACTCATTGctgaataatttagaaaaacagTGTGTACTTCTTTGGATGTCTGGAATCCTGCAGTTAAAGCTGCATGCAGCATCTGATGGACATTATTTTCTTGATTGGCTCATCAAATGGCTTGATTGAAGTTCCACTCCCGCTATGCATGGCATTTCAGCATACAGACACGGAGCATGTTCTAATTTGTGACTCAGCATCTGTAAAGGTCGATAGCAGTCTTTTGTCTTTAACAGCTGGACCACTGTGGAGCCAAATTTAACTGTGGGAAAACTGTTCTAACTGAACTGTTAGGATCAAAGTTTTCACAAGGCCAAATCACAAAATTTAAGCCTCActtaatttgtatttaacacAGTCAGTTCATGAGCACTGTGTTGTGCAAAAtaagcttttgcttttttctgaaaatgtgtttgatattCAAGAGCCAGGGGATAATTATGCAAAATAATTATCCTAACAATGTGAAGAGCAAAGCCTTGTGTTCCaagcaatgtttttatgtgatttgCTACAACAAATGCTGGGAAAAAGCAGAAGTCTACTAAAATTGTAGTAATGCACATTATAGTGAATTAAAGTGCATTATAGTGCATTATAGTAatgcacaataataaaatacaatatataaaatgtattgaataCTGGGATAGAGCCAGATATTAATTAGATTTCCATAGTTCAAATGCATAGTTAAATCGTTCCACACcaataatacaaaatgtttggGTAAGTTTATAAAGGTTATTTAGGAATGTAGAGTTTGTCATGGACACAAAGAAATTACTCATATAttgaataatttgttttaaagcaaaTGTGTAGTTAGTATTGAACCTTCGCTTGTCATGGCGCGTTAACCAATAATGTCAtgggcaccatcttgtgaggatCCTCCTGCCTTTGTGTTGATGATTTGGACATTACTTTGGATTTGGATAATTACTTGCTATTGTGGcttaatttcttcttttctcccttgTCATCTCTTTTAAACTCTTATTAAATCAgagtaattttaataatttcctaGCTAAACCAAAGAATTGCAGGTCACGCATTCTAACCCCTGTAGCAGGCACAGCTAAACGGGCCACAtagatcacaagatggcacccTCATCCCCATACAGTCAGCCCGTTATGCCGTTACTGCACAGTGTTGCGTCAGCACAGACTGAAATGGGATTGAAAATTTGAACCAACACTTCTTCTTTAATTCACACAGACCCAGACCTATGAGATCATTCTAACACTGGGACAGGCATTTGAGGTGGCCTATCAGATGGCAATCCAGACCAGGGCAAGACACTATGTCCCTCCTTTATCTCTGGGCTCAGAGATCATAGAGACCAAAACCAGCCGTCCCATATCTCAGTCATGGAGCAGCATGCGGAGATCAGCAGTGAGTACCACCCTACAACCTCTAACACTGAGCGTGTGTGCCTGTGAGtgtaatttaattgtttttttattttccctctaCTAAACCCCCAATGGGAAACACAGGaagattttctgtgtgtggtaGAAAGTGATGAGTCATCACCAGTTTAATCTCACGCCCAACTCTGAGTCACTCTGGTCGTGGGAGATCATCTTAGTTGTGAACCTATGAAACTTGATATATAGTTTCGTTCCTTTCGGGCAGGTGGTATGATTTCCTCCCCACACAATTCTGAGGAAGCGCTGGTCGTTCTCATTGATTTAGTGTGTTGGGTAAATGTTAATTTACCTTGAGCTACGCGTCGATGCGTTGACCATTCGGGCGGCATATAATGAGCAGTCAGTGATCACTGTCACCTGAGAGCGCTGCACATCCGGGAGCGCACACACTGCTTGCTGGACCAGAAGCTCATGCAGAGACACttatcactttgttttactACCTGCCTGTAAGGATAATATATGGTTTAATCACAGAGCTGCATAATGAGTCGGGCTGCTTGTTTGGGTTTTAGATGAGAAGTGGGGACACTCCAatctgctgcagtttgttttgatGCTTTTTACTGCTGCGTGAATGCTACAGAACCTGGGTGGTTTAAAGAAACTCGACAGCCATACGGGTTCATCAAAGAATTTTCCGAAGGAGACGCTGACTGTTTGCTCAGCTCTGCACCTTTTAGTTAGAGTTGCTACACCTGCCAAGCTTTCTGTTCTTGCACAAAACAAATCCAGCTCAGAGTGACCTAACGGTGACAGATTTATTCAGAAGATtgttgttaattgttttttttaaaccttttaaatggCTTTTTGCCATTATCTCAATCTGAAATCAGATTTCTTATTCCTAGCCAGCaacctgtgttttgttttgcctggTGTAACTCTATAGCTAATTAAGCTAACATTAGTATCATGAGTGGGGTCTCAATATGCACCCAATTCCTGTTAATTGATTAAAATACCAATTGGTTATTCTGTAGAAAAAATAAGTGAAACTAAATAAGGCAGTACTGTTGTACATTGCAGTGCAAGGCTTGTTAGACCacaataaaggaaaaatgtaagaTCAGACTTGATTGTTATAAAATACAATTCACGTTTGGCTGCTTATGTACGTtaataacatttgtattttaagaaACTTACTCCAAGGAGAGGTGCTGTCAGCAGCTGCCGTgaagaacagcactggcagctcTGCAAGGATATTTAATTGTAAAGGTTTTTGAGCAAAGGTCACACTAATACCTGAAGGACTGAGCATGGCAGAGTGAAGGAGACCGTGGCAAAGCATATTGGAGCAGGTAGATGTAGAGGCGGCCAGAGCAGAGTGGACAGATTGTGAGCGTCATAGCTCGAGttgcatattgcagctttaaagttTAATTCATTCCTTGCACTTtggccaagaaaaaaaagaccccACGCCTCCAATCTCCATCCTTGTAAGATGCACACGCTGTGGCAAAAAGTCTGTCGGCCTGCCACGCCCGTAACTGATGCTAGGCTGTGATTGGATAATCACCGTTTGAGGTGAGTTTAGCAAAGTgtcaactaaaacaaaaaacaagaagtaGAATATTTTtcctgaaaaatgtttattctttaAACCGGTGATGAACGGCTTCTAGTTGGTCTCTGTGTTGCCCGTTCAGTGCACTTAAATGCTCTGTCCCTCTgtactcttgttttttttaacatgtcttTGTTCTTGTCTTCTTGGTCCTCCTGCTTCCCAGGGTGCCCCTCTGCTTGAATGCCGCTGCTGTCACTGTCACACGTGTACTACCCACCGTCCTTCCTTCCTCCCGTTGCACTCTGTTAGCCCTGGAGTCCAGgtccttctttcctttcctctaTTCAACCCTTATTCATCACACATCTGCTTACACAATCCCTCCCGTTTTTCTTGTTGTTGGAGTGCTGCAGTACACTTTGTCTCCTAGTTTTGTGGTCCTTAATATTTCAACCATAAACGTTCTCTGCATCTCTTTACTTTCTCATCGCTCATCTTCAtcttgcatttttaaattttaagatGCAGTTACTTTAAGGTCTGTGGTTAAATATGCAGGGAAAAGAGGGGTTTGTTGATGTGATTTAATTTCTCTATGGGATGTCTGTTGGCTAAACTCTGCCAGTGAGCATTTAATACATAGTGGTCACAAAAAGATGGTTGTCTTTGTTGGATTTCTATACTGCATCT
This genomic interval from Channa argus isolate prfri chromosome 5, Channa argus male v1.0, whole genome shotgun sequence contains the following:
- the anks1ab gene encoding ankyrin repeat and SAM domain-containing protein 1A isoform X5 — encoded protein: MGLSQSFTNGACGKALDQPVGEWLEHVGLPQYESKFLLNGFDDLRFMGSNVMEDQDLRDIGITDPGHRKKILHAARSLPKVKALGCDGSTSLASWLDGLGLHEYLPNFLSSGYRTLECVKNLWELEIVNVIKVGPLGHRKRIIASLAERPYEEAPTKSRRLSPILFHDLLSQTTSPLSQMDPYTSRSMDMLLPLTESDRRWRGVDPDCSVSLRSYSERPRSVDRHSERHKESRINLRPPSHSATYATVSAWHHQPEKLILDSCRYEATYLGSMIIRDLRGIESTQDACAKIRKSKDSKKGPVVILSITYRGVKFIDAATKTIVAEHEIRNISCAAQDPDDLCTFAYITKDLKSGHHFCHVFSTVEVTQTYEIILTLGQAFEVAYQMAIQTRARHYVPPLSLGSEIIETKTSRPISQSWSSMRRSAGAPLLECRCCHCHTCTTHRPSFLPLHSVSPGVQIDPLEMEADMQSLGSTTWLLDQRDSNRRPVSTKYETTIF
- the anks1ab gene encoding ankyrin repeat and SAM domain-containing protein 1A isoform X1, with translation MAECMVHANPAKVIQNPKADTKDLSEVSAECASAAAVKVRPAHLGMIRSLSKSDSDLLASPLTEEDEGLVSRSGSVCNCSSVQLSMEHMPSFASEWDEIEKIINMIGAGIETSKNRQPTPSSDGACGKALDQPVGEWLEHVGLPQYESKFLLNGFDDLRFMGSNVMEDQDLRDIGITDPGHRKKILHAARSLPKVKALGCDGSTSLASWLDGLGLHEYLPNFLSSGYRTLECVKNLWELEIVNVIKVGPLGHRKRIIASLAERPYEEAPTKSRRLSPILFHDLLSQTTSPLSQMDPYTSRSMDMLLPLTESDRRWRGVDPDCSVSLRSYSERPRSVDRHSERHKESRINLRPPSHSATYATVSAWHHQPEKLILDSCRYEATYLGSMIIRDLRGIESTQDACAKIRKSKDSKKGPVVILSITYRGVKFIDAATKTIVAEHEIRNISCAAQDPDDLCTFAYITKDLKSGHHFCHVFSTVEVTQTYEIILTLGQAFEVAYQMAIQTRARHYVPPLSLGSEIIETKTSRPISQSWSSMRRSAGAPLLECRCCHCHTCTTHRPSFLPLHSVSPGVQIDPLEMEADMQSLGSTTWLLDQRDSNRRPVSTKYETTIF
- the anks1ab gene encoding ankyrin repeat and SAM domain-containing protein 1A isoform X2, coding for MAECMVHANPAKVIQNPKADTKDLSEVSAECASAAAVKVRPAHLGMIRSLSKSDSDLLASPLTEEDEGLVSRSGSVCNCSSVQLSMEHMPSFASEWDEIEKIINMIGAGIETSKNRQPTPSSDGACGKALDQPVGEWLEHVGLPQYESKFLLNGFDDLRFMGSNVMEDQDLRDIGITDPGHRKKILHAARSLPKVKALGCDGSTSLASWLDGLGLHEYLPNFLSSGYRTLECVKNLWELEIVNVIKVGPLGHRKRIIASLAERPYEEAPTKSRRLSPILFHDLLSQTTSPLSQMDPYTSRSMDMLLPLTESDRRWRGVDPDCSVSLRSYSERPRSVDRHSERHKESRINLRPPSHSATYATVSAWHHQPEKLILDSCRYEATYLGSMIIRDLRGIESTQDACAKIRKSKDSKKGPVVILSITYRGVKFIDAATKTIVAEHEIRNISCAAQDPDDLCTFAYITKDLKSGHHFCHVFSTVEVTQTYEIILTLGQAFEVAYQMAIQTRARHYVPPLSLGSEIIETKTSRPISQSWSSMRRSAIDPLEMEADMQSLGSTTWLLDQRDSNRRPVSTKYETTIF
- the anks1ab gene encoding ankyrin repeat and SAM domain-containing protein 1A isoform X3, giving the protein MAECMVHANPAKVIQNPKADTKDLSEVSAECASAAAVKVRPAHLGMIRSLSKSDSDLLASPLTEEDEGLVSRSGSVCNCSSVQLSMEHMPSFASEWDEIEKIINMIGAGIETSKNRQPTPSSDGACGKALDQPVGEWLEHVGLPQYESKFLLNGFDDLRFMGSNVMEDQDLRDIGITDPGHRKKILHAARSLPKVKALGCDGSTSLASWLDGLGLHEYLPNFLSSGYRTLECVKNLWELEIVNVIKVGPLGHRKRIIASLAERPYEEAPTKSRRLSPILFHDLLSQTTSPLSQMDPYTSRSMDMLLPLTESDRRWRGVDPDCSVSLRSYSERPRSVDRHSERHKESRINLRPPSHSATYATVSAWHHQPEKLILDSCRYEATYLGSMIIRDLRGIESTQDACAKIRKSKDSKKGPVVILSITYRGVKFIDAATKTIVAEHEIRNISCAAQDPDDLCTFAYITKDLKSGHHFCHVFSTVEVTQTYEIILTLGQAFEVAYQMAIQTRARHYVPPLSLGSEIIETKTSRPISQSWSSMRRSAPVLSCQASTTVRHYEEAALLAWDARWTINQ